Within Alcaligenes sp. SDU_A2, the genomic segment TACGACGACGCGGCGATGCTGCACAAAATTGTGGCCGAGTCCGGGCAGTGGGGGGTTCATATGCAGACCTTGGGGAGCATGGACGAGTGCCTGTCCGTGGCCCGCTCGGAGCCGGTCGAGTTGGTGTGTGCCTTGCGCTTTCAGGCCGATAGCGTGTTCTTGTATGTCAACCGCCTGCGTGCCGATTTTCCGGCAGCAGGCATTATTATTTTGCGCGGAGAGAACGTGGCAGGATTGGAGCGCGGGCATTTGCTGCTGGTGGGGGCCGATGCCTGTTTTGATGCCAGTGCCTTGCCGGTGGAAGTGGTCGCCAGCATCCAGGCGTTGCGGCGTCGTGGGCGGGCATTACGGCAAAGCCTGCAAGCGGCAGTGACTTCGATGCCTGAAGCACATGCTGCAGCGACGGTTCAGCAGGACTGGGATTTGCACGAGAACGG encodes:
- a CDS encoding winged helix-turn-helix domain-containing protein; its protein translation is MTVERVFLLYDDAAMLHKIVAESGQWGVHMQTLGSMDECLSVARSEPVELVCALRFQADSVFLYVNRLRADFPAAGIIILRGENVAGLERGHLLLVGADACFDASALPVEVVASIQALRRRGRALRQSLQAAVTSMPEAHAAATVQQDWDLHENGWRLQTPRGHSIMLTRGERRIMLVLFAACPETVERDRLFATDSGRELPARSVDVLISRLKRKLASVGEELPIRSVRGEGYAFVGKVQSGGMEQARLCLQDEV